A genomic segment from Alkalilimnicola ehrlichii MLHE-1 encodes:
- a CDS encoding flagellar basal body P-ring protein FlgI translates to MRQAHWGTTRLTLIGLLAVIVLLMGGLAQAERIKDIASVQGVRSNQLVGYGLVVGLDGTGDQSSQAPFTIQSIRSMLAAQGIAIPDNVNMQVDNVAAVMVTAELPPFARQGQTLDITVSSLGNADSLRGGTLLMTPLRGADGEVYAMAQGNMLVGGFGAEGADGSRITVNIPSAGTIPNGATVEREVRSPFAQQGDIVLNLNTPDFTTAHRVAEAINETLGPNTAQAQDAVSIRVQAPQTPNQRVSFMSYLEEIRVTPAEAPARVIVNARTGSVVIGSEVKVRPAAITHGSLTVTITEAPFVVQPDPFTEGETMVVPQTDIEIEEQANPMFVFGPGTTLDEIVNAVNRVGAAPGDLVSILEALKRAGALRAELIII, encoded by the coding sequence ATGCGACAAGCACATTGGGGGACCACCCGCCTGACCTTGATCGGCCTGCTCGCCGTCATCGTCCTGCTGATGGGCGGACTGGCCCAGGCCGAACGGATCAAGGACATCGCCTCGGTTCAGGGCGTGCGCAGCAACCAACTGGTGGGCTACGGCCTGGTGGTGGGGCTGGACGGGACCGGTGATCAGTCCAGCCAGGCCCCGTTCACCATCCAGAGCATCCGCTCCATGCTGGCGGCGCAGGGTATCGCCATACCCGACAACGTGAACATGCAGGTGGACAACGTGGCCGCGGTGATGGTCACCGCCGAATTGCCGCCCTTTGCCCGCCAGGGCCAGACCCTGGATATCACCGTCTCCTCGCTGGGCAACGCCGACAGCCTGCGCGGCGGCACGCTGCTGATGACCCCGCTGCGTGGCGCCGACGGCGAGGTCTACGCCATGGCCCAGGGCAATATGCTGGTGGGCGGGTTTGGCGCCGAGGGGGCGGACGGCTCCCGCATCACCGTCAACATCCCCAGTGCCGGCACCATCCCCAACGGCGCCACTGTGGAGCGGGAGGTGCGCAGCCCCTTCGCCCAGCAGGGCGACATCGTGCTCAATCTGAACACCCCCGACTTCACCACCGCCCACCGGGTGGCGGAGGCCATCAACGAGACCCTGGGCCCGAATACCGCCCAGGCCCAGGACGCCGTCTCCATCCGGGTACAGGCCCCGCAGACCCCCAACCAGCGGGTCAGTTTCATGAGCTACCTGGAGGAGATCCGGGTCACTCCGGCGGAGGCACCGGCCAGGGTCATCGTCAACGCGCGCACCGGATCGGTGGTCATTGGCAGCGAGGTGAAGGTGCGACCGGCGGCCATCACCCATGGCAGCCTTACCGTGACCATTACCGAGGCGCCTTTCGTGGTCCAGCCCGATCCCTTCACCGAGGGCGAGACCATGGTGGTGCCGCAGACCGACATCGAGATCGAGGAGCAGGCCAACCCCATGTTCGTCTTCGGTCCGGGCACCACGCTGGATGAGATCGTCAACGCGGTCAATCGGGTGGGCGCGGCGCCGGGGGATCTGGTCTCCATCCTCGAGGCGCTGAAGCGGGCCGGTGCGCTGCGTGCGGAACTCATCATCATCTGA
- the flgJ gene encoding flagellar assembly peptidoglycan hydrolase FlgJ, translated as MNLHSQGAQVHADNALDPAAGAARLRRGLQNPSREAIADVAQQFESLFVQMMLKQMRTTTPGNDLFGSQAEDQYRDVLDQQLAMNMAATGQGLGLAEAVERQMLQHAGLDEGTGQGAPKDLADYRREAIPARATPWARARPADTGAEGGDGRPAVKPVLDGLKMPAFDRPVAPKAGAAEPEGASDSASTAADNGQSAGGPPWDSPAEFVEGLLPAARETAAELGVSPRALIAQAALETGWGQHVIDRGEQGSSHNLFNIKSHGWAGDSVSVATLEYREGVAQREQASFRAYGGVAESFRDYADFLRRNPRYSEALAVGHDPSAFVHALQDAGYATDPRYAEKLERVMNSEHLRHVDDTPLRLADGGGRTSG; from the coding sequence ATGAATCTTCATAGCCAGGGTGCGCAGGTCCATGCCGACAACGCCCTCGACCCGGCCGCCGGAGCAGCGCGGCTGCGCCGGGGGCTGCAGAACCCCTCGCGCGAGGCCATCGCCGATGTGGCCCAGCAGTTCGAGAGCCTGTTCGTGCAGATGATGCTCAAGCAGATGCGCACCACCACCCCGGGCAACGACCTGTTCGGCAGCCAGGCCGAGGACCAGTACCGGGACGTGCTCGATCAGCAGTTGGCCATGAACATGGCCGCAACCGGCCAGGGGCTGGGACTGGCCGAGGCGGTGGAGCGGCAGATGCTCCAGCACGCCGGCCTGGATGAGGGCACCGGGCAGGGGGCACCGAAGGACTTGGCGGACTACCGGCGGGAGGCCATCCCCGCCCGGGCCACCCCGTGGGCACGGGCCCGCCCCGCGGACACCGGCGCCGAGGGCGGTGACGGTCGCCCGGCTGTGAAGCCGGTTCTGGACGGTCTGAAGATGCCGGCCTTCGACCGCCCTGTGGCTCCGAAGGCGGGGGCAGCGGAGCCTGAGGGCGCCAGTGATTCGGCGTCGACCGCGGCTGACAACGGTCAGTCCGCCGGCGGTCCGCCCTGGGACAGCCCCGCTGAATTCGTCGAGGGTTTATTGCCGGCGGCCCGGGAGACCGCCGCCGAGCTGGGTGTCTCCCCCCGCGCCCTGATCGCGCAGGCGGCGCTGGAGACCGGCTGGGGCCAGCACGTGATTGACCGGGGTGAGCAGGGCAGCAGCCACAACCTGTTCAATATCAAATCCCACGGCTGGGCCGGTGACAGCGTCAGCGTAGCGACGCTGGAGTACCGGGAAGGCGTCGCTCAACGCGAGCAGGCCAGCTTCCGCGCCTACGGCGGAGTGGCGGAGAGCTTCCGGGACTATGCCGACTTCCTGCGCCGCAACCCGCGCTACAGCGAGGCGCTGGCGGTCGGCCACGACCCCTCGGCCTTTGTCCACGCCCTGCAGGACGCGGGTTATGCCACCGACCCCCGGTACGCCGAGAAGTTGGAGCGGGTGATGAACAGCGAGCACCTGCGGCATGTGGACGACACCCCGCTGCGCCTGGCCGATGGCGGTGGCCGGACGTCCGGGTGA
- the flgK gene encoding flagellar hook-associated protein FlgK: MSGTMNTGISGLMAAQRALAATSHNISNVNTEGFSRQRVEQSSRLPTGSGAGFVGNGVQVDTVRRLADQNLIENVRNNTSEFERLDTMAELSGRVDNLLADADAGLSPALQDFFAALDDLANDPNATTAKQQVLSAADTLATRFNTLDRRTAELEREVNQATRQQVSTMNQLSESVADLNREIVREQNRVGQPPNDLLDQRDELLRRMAEIADVRVVAQTDGAVNVAVGTGQPVVNGTTANRIEIGPADGDPEQLDLFVETAGGRVNVTSNLTGGGLGGLMEFRDQVLNPVNDELGRIAVTVAETLNAQHNLGVQFDSGEPRPGADLFSVAPPRMTEVTNADPATRPAVGFDRERIDQLTGQNYSLRYEGGDTWRLVNVDDAAGTRRFDLDDLETDDDGNYLLRADGLAINLGPDPDGDFSRGDRFDIQPTRLGASSIETRLSRPNQVAAASALISGEGVDGDGQSANTGTGQISPIQLTAADDGAIPLDETIELNFVLAGGDNDEPGFEAEVPDGQGGMAAVFLPYDPEALDVEVGATFSLGAEPDAGADEDGFDGYLGLPGLAGRFTLSGVPREGDTFSIGGNRSAVGDNGNALAMVGLEDLETLDGGNTTFQEAYSSLVGDVGANTLRAQSNRDAQETLLNQSIEAREAVSGVNLDEEAANMLRFQQAYSASAQVIAVSNELFQTLLGAVQR, encoded by the coding sequence ATGTCGGGCACGATGAACACGGGCATATCCGGCTTGATGGCGGCCCAGCGGGCCCTTGCCGCCACCTCGCACAACATCAGCAACGTCAACACCGAGGGCTTCAGCCGGCAGCGGGTGGAGCAGAGCAGCCGGCTGCCCACCGGTAGCGGCGCGGGGTTCGTGGGTAACGGTGTCCAGGTGGACACCGTCCGCCGGCTGGCGGATCAGAACCTGATCGAGAACGTCCGCAACAACACCTCTGAGTTCGAGCGCCTGGACACCATGGCCGAACTCTCCGGCCGGGTGGACAACCTGCTGGCCGACGCCGATGCCGGCCTCTCGCCGGCGTTGCAGGATTTCTTTGCCGCCCTGGACGATCTGGCCAACGACCCCAACGCCACCACCGCCAAGCAGCAGGTGCTGAGCGCAGCCGACACCCTGGCCACCCGCTTTAACACCCTGGACCGGCGCACCGCCGAGCTGGAGCGGGAGGTCAACCAGGCGACCCGGCAGCAGGTCAGCACCATGAACCAGCTCTCGGAGTCGGTGGCCGACCTGAACCGGGAGATCGTTCGCGAGCAGAACCGGGTCGGTCAGCCGCCCAACGACCTGCTGGACCAGCGGGATGAGTTGCTGCGCAGGATGGCCGAGATCGCCGACGTGCGGGTGGTGGCCCAGACCGACGGGGCCGTGAATGTGGCGGTGGGCACCGGCCAGCCGGTGGTCAATGGCACCACCGCCAACCGCATCGAAATCGGCCCCGCTGACGGGGACCCCGAGCAACTGGACCTGTTCGTGGAGACCGCCGGCGGGCGGGTTAATGTCACGAGCAACCTCACCGGCGGCGGGCTGGGTGGGCTGATGGAGTTCCGCGACCAGGTGCTCAACCCGGTGAACGACGAGCTGGGCCGGATCGCGGTCACCGTGGCCGAGACCCTCAACGCCCAGCACAATCTCGGTGTTCAGTTCGACTCCGGGGAGCCCCGTCCGGGGGCCGACCTGTTCAGCGTGGCGCCCCCGCGGATGACCGAGGTGACCAACGCCGACCCGGCCACACGCCCGGCGGTGGGCTTCGACCGAGAGCGGATCGATCAGCTCACCGGGCAGAACTACAGCCTGCGCTACGAGGGCGGTGACACCTGGCGGCTGGTCAACGTCGATGACGCGGCGGGGACCCGCCGTTTCGACCTGGATGACCTGGAGACCGACGACGACGGTAACTATCTGCTGCGGGCCGACGGCCTGGCGATCAACCTGGGCCCCGACCCCGACGGTGACTTCTCCCGCGGCGACCGCTTCGATATCCAGCCCACCCGGCTGGGGGCGAGCAGTATCGAAACCCGCCTGAGTCGTCCCAACCAAGTGGCGGCCGCCTCTGCGCTGATCTCGGGTGAGGGGGTGGACGGTGACGGCCAGTCGGCCAATACCGGCACCGGTCAGATCAGCCCCATCCAGCTGACCGCGGCGGACGACGGCGCGATCCCCCTCGACGAAACGATCGAACTGAACTTCGTCCTGGCGGGGGGCGACAATGACGAACCCGGCTTCGAGGCCGAGGTGCCCGATGGCCAGGGTGGTATGGCGGCGGTCTTTTTGCCTTATGACCCGGAGGCACTGGACGTGGAGGTCGGTGCCACCTTCAGCCTCGGCGCCGAACCGGATGCGGGTGCGGACGAGGACGGTTTTGACGGTTACCTCGGCCTGCCCGGCCTGGCCGGCCGTTTCACGCTCTCGGGGGTGCCCCGCGAAGGCGATACCTTCTCTATCGGCGGCAACCGCAGCGCCGTGGGGGATAACGGCAATGCCCTGGCCATGGTGGGGCTGGAGGACCTGGAGACCCTGGACGGGGGCAACACCACCTTCCAGGAGGCCTACAGCAGTCTGGTGGGGGACGTGGGGGCCAATACCCTGCGGGCGCAGTCCAACCGGGACGCCCAGGAGACCCTGCTCAACCAGTCCATCGAGGCCCGCGAGGCCGTGTCCGGCGTCAACCTGGACGAGGAGGCGGCCAACATGCTGCGCTTCCAGCAGGCCTACTCGGCATCGGCCCAGGTCATTGCCGTTTCCAACGAATTGTTCCAGACCCTACTGGGCGCGGTGCAGAGGTAA
- the flgL gene encoding flagellar hook-associated protein FlgL, producing the protein MRLSTSQLALQGVNSILSQQASLSKTQAQLASGRQILTPSDDPAGASRILELEKAINTVERYNRNADQAETRLGLSENILNEFGNTLQRVRELSVQAANGSQDRETRAYIASELRQAQDQLVQLANTDDGNGEFLFAGSETRTQPFTKTAGGKVVYNGDQGQREVRIGPSRTLAVDSSGFDAFMKIPNGNGDYQAREAQGNSGSGIITVGDSPALVQPGEAYTIAFEQDGAGGMTYRVLDGDDQPVAVDGEPVTGPYEPGMTLRFPAESGQSLQVKLDGRPEEGDRFEVSAARPQSVFETVNNLIRTLEDDGDGPALNNAVNRFLADIDQGMENIIRVRSELGARLNTLDASRDANEGALLDLNAAKSRLADLDYAEATGRFNQELVGLQAAQQTYTRLQGLSLFEFI; encoded by the coding sequence ATGCGATTGTCCACCAGCCAACTGGCCCTGCAGGGGGTGAACAGCATCCTCTCCCAGCAGGCCTCGCTGTCGAAGACCCAGGCGCAACTGGCCAGCGGCCGGCAGATCCTGACCCCGTCGGACGACCCGGCCGGCGCCTCCCGCATCCTGGAGCTGGAGAAGGCCATCAATACCGTGGAGCGGTACAACCGCAACGCCGACCAGGCGGAGACCCGGTTGGGGCTATCGGAGAACATCCTCAACGAGTTTGGCAACACCCTGCAGCGGGTGCGCGAGCTCTCCGTGCAGGCGGCCAACGGCTCGCAGGACCGGGAGACCCGGGCCTACATCGCCTCTGAGCTGCGCCAGGCCCAGGATCAACTCGTACAGCTCGCCAACACCGATGACGGCAACGGCGAGTTCCTGTTCGCCGGCTCCGAGACCCGCACCCAGCCCTTCACCAAGACCGCGGGCGGGAAGGTGGTGTACAACGGCGATCAGGGCCAGCGGGAGGTACGTATCGGCCCCTCGCGTACGCTGGCGGTGGACAGCTCGGGCTTCGACGCCTTCATGAAGATCCCCAACGGCAATGGGGATTACCAGGCCCGCGAGGCGCAGGGGAACAGCGGCAGCGGCATCATCACCGTCGGCGACTCGCCCGCCCTGGTCCAGCCCGGGGAGGCGTACACCATCGCCTTCGAACAGGACGGGGCGGGAGGCATGACCTACCGGGTGCTGGATGGCGACGATCAGCCGGTGGCGGTGGACGGCGAGCCCGTCACCGGGCCCTACGAGCCCGGTATGACCCTCCGGTTTCCCGCCGAGAGCGGCCAGTCGCTGCAGGTGAAGCTGGACGGCCGGCCGGAGGAGGGCGACCGGTTCGAGGTGAGCGCGGCCAGGCCTCAGTCTGTATTCGAGACCGTCAACAACCTCATCCGCACCCTGGAAGACGACGGTGACGGTCCGGCCCTGAATAATGCCGTCAACCGCTTTCTGGCCGACATCGACCAGGGGATGGAGAACATCATCCGGGTACGCTCGGAGCTGGGGGCCCGGCTGAACACCCTGGACGCCAGTCGCGATGCCAACGAGGGCGCCCTGCTGGACCTGAATGCCGCGAAATCCAGGTTGGCGGACCTGGACTACGCCGAGGCCACCGGTCGCTTCAACCAGGAGCTGGTGGGGCTGCAGGCCGCGCAGCAGACCTATACCCGACTGCAGGGGCTGTCGCTCTTCGAGTTCATCTAG
- a CDS encoding endonuclease III domain-containing protein gives MTDALTGPRLHAIYRALRDHHGHLDWWPGNGCFEIAVGAVLTQNTAWSNVEKAITRLRERRLLAPEAMLDCPQEALAEVIRPSGYFNVKARRLLALCRAWQDAGGEAGLAALDTATLRQRLLAVHGVGRETADDILLYAFERPVFVIDAYTRRIFARLGLVDGDPGYEPLRAAFERALGPDVALYNDYHAQIVALGKATCRPRPRCGVCPLADRCPSAESA, from the coding sequence ATGACCGACGCCCTCACCGGGCCCCGGCTGCACGCCATCTACCGGGCCCTGCGGGACCACCACGGCCACCTGGACTGGTGGCCGGGCAACGGCTGCTTCGAGATTGCGGTGGGCGCGGTGCTCACCCAGAACACCGCCTGGAGCAACGTGGAGAAGGCCATCACGCGGCTCCGCGAGCGTCGCCTGCTGGCCCCCGAGGCGATGCTGGACTGCCCGCAGGAGGCCCTGGCCGAGGTTATCCGGCCCTCCGGCTACTTCAACGTCAAGGCGCGGCGGCTGCTGGCGTTGTGCCGGGCCTGGCAGGACGCCGGCGGGGAGGCGGGCCTGGCGGCGCTGGACACCGCCACCCTGCGCCAACGGCTGCTGGCGGTCCATGGGGTGGGGCGCGAAACCGCGGACGATATCCTGCTCTACGCCTTCGAGCGACCGGTCTTTGTGATCGACGCCTACACCCGGCGAATCTTCGCCCGACTGGGGCTGGTGGACGGGGACCCGGGCTATGAGCCCCTGCGCGCGGCCTTTGAGCGCGCCCTGGGGCCGGATGTGGCGCTGTACAACGACTACCACGCCCAGATCGTCGCCCTGGGCAAGGCCACCTGCCGGCCGCGGCCCCGCTGCGGCGTCTGCCCGCTGGCTGACCGCTGCCCCAGTGCCGAGTCGGCCTAG
- a CDS encoding SDR family NAD(P)-dependent oxidoreductase, with the protein MSNPLTGDYTPAAELFRDRIILVTGACGGIGGAVCRQLAEAGATVVALDKDMKSLERLYDDLAQRGPAEPALYPMNLEGASTADYDDMRVRLEENFGRLDGLLHCAAMLGRPAPVEIYDMEAWFRTVHLNLHAPFLVTRACLPLLRQSPAASIVFTSAREGREQMPYAGAYGVSAAGVEGLMRILAAELADTTPVRVNSLDPGAVRTRMRYQAYPGEDQEKLPTPDQVAGAFVWLLGADSADVHGQSLTLAR; encoded by the coding sequence ATGAGCAATCCACTGACCGGCGACTATACCCCGGCGGCTGAGCTGTTCCGGGACCGCATCATCCTGGTGACCGGGGCCTGTGGGGGGATCGGCGGGGCGGTCTGCCGCCAGCTGGCCGAGGCCGGGGCCACCGTGGTCGCCCTGGACAAGGACATGAAGTCACTGGAGCGCCTGTACGATGACCTGGCCCAGCGCGGCCCGGCGGAACCGGCGCTCTACCCGATGAACCTGGAGGGCGCCAGCACGGCGGACTACGACGACATGCGCGTGCGCCTGGAGGAGAACTTCGGGCGGCTCGATGGTCTGCTGCACTGCGCCGCGATGCTCGGCCGTCCGGCGCCGGTGGAGATCTACGACATGGAAGCCTGGTTCCGGACCGTCCACCTCAATCTCCACGCCCCCTTCCTGGTCACCCGGGCCTGCCTGCCGCTGCTGCGCCAATCGCCGGCCGCCTCCATCGTCTTCACCAGCGCCCGTGAGGGCCGGGAACAGATGCCCTATGCCGGCGCCTACGGCGTCTCGGCGGCCGGAGTGGAAGGTCTGATGCGCATCCTCGCCGCCGAGCTCGCCGACACCACCCCGGTGCGGGTCAACAGCCTGGACCCGGGTGCGGTGCGCACCCGAATGCGCTATCAGGCCTACCCGGGCGAGGACCAGGAGAAGCTGCCCACCCCCGACCAGGTAGCCGGGGCCTTCGTCTGGCTGCTGGGCGCGGACAGTGCCGACGTCCACGGCCAGTCCCTCACCCTGGCGCGCTGA
- a CDS encoding squalene/phytoene synthase family protein produces the protein MQALDYCRKKAAPPGSSLHYALLFATPVQRDGLLALHAFHREVTAIPGEVSDPAVGRAKLDWWRGEIDRVFERQPEHPVGHALVPVIRQSELPRERFEDIITGTALDLEYGVYPSFRELSAYGHQVGCAMADLALRQAGYNDPASARFGHHLGMALLLTGRLRHLGRHARAGRFYLPEDEIHAAGLSREGLLRLPADHPGLQHLLQQQVDRARDFFRQADTALADRDRYAQRPALIMAALYRQLLVELERQGLPMLHRRVHLTPLRKLWLAWRTARRERRHQNQ, from the coding sequence GTGCAAGCTCTGGACTACTGCCGCAAAAAGGCCGCCCCACCGGGGTCCAGCCTGCATTACGCCCTGCTGTTCGCCACCCCCGTTCAACGGGACGGGCTGCTGGCGCTGCACGCCTTTCACCGCGAGGTGACGGCCATCCCCGGTGAGGTCAGCGATCCCGCTGTGGGCCGGGCCAAGCTCGACTGGTGGCGCGGGGAGATCGACCGCGTCTTCGAGCGGCAACCGGAGCACCCGGTGGGCCACGCCCTGGTCCCGGTGATCCGGCAGTCCGAACTGCCCCGCGAGCGCTTCGAGGACATCATCACCGGCACGGCGCTGGACCTGGAGTATGGCGTCTATCCCAGCTTCCGCGAGCTGTCGGCCTACGGCCATCAAGTGGGGTGTGCCATGGCCGATCTGGCCCTGCGCCAGGCGGGGTACAATGACCCGGCCAGTGCCCGCTTCGGGCACCATCTGGGGATGGCCCTGCTGCTCACCGGCCGACTGCGCCACCTGGGCCGCCACGCCCGGGCCGGGCGGTTCTATCTGCCGGAGGACGAGATCCACGCGGCAGGCCTGTCCCGCGAGGGCCTGCTGCGACTGCCCGCGGACCACCCGGGGCTGCAGCACCTGCTGCAGCAGCAGGTGGACCGGGCGCGCGATTTCTTCCGCCAGGCGGATACCGCCCTGGCCGACCGCGACCGCTATGCCCAGCGCCCGGCCCTGATCATGGCCGCCCTCTACCGGCAACTGCTGGTGGAGCTGGAGCGCCAGGGGCTGCCCATGCTCCATCGGCGCGTTCACCTGACACCGCTGCGCAAGCTGTGGCTGGCATGGCGCACCGCGCGCAGGGAACGGCGGCATCAAAACCAATAG
- a CDS encoding ATP-grasp domain-containing protein translates to MVAHKNIFVFGLDEENHAFLKRVRHAEHYTFHGLLNRSELVERDDYDIPHLIEKVRTRLNGFDGSVDGLIHYIDFPVSTTVPLLAREYGLPSASLEAVLCCEHKYWARVEQARVIPDACPPFAAFDPFDDRARARLEAEIGYPFWVKPIKSFSSYLGFRIDGPEDFEHAQARMRAGIGRFAEPFDYLLDQVELPPEVRGIGGGHCLAEGIIGGHQCTLEGYGYQGHVYVYGAVDSVREPNGSSFRRYQYPSVLPEPVQQRMIEQARRFMTHIGYDNAPFNIEFYWDEATDDVWLLEVNTRLSQSHCDLFEKVDGVSHQEVAVDLALGRAPEFPQGRGEFPMAAKCFLRVFEDGKVTRVPSASEVRALEEAFPGTRIQIQAREGAWLSQLWDQDSYSYCLALIFLGGENEEDIEARFEHIREGLDFRIEKPEAA, encoded by the coding sequence ATGGTGGCGCACAAGAACATCTTCGTATTCGGGCTGGACGAGGAGAACCACGCGTTTCTCAAGCGCGTCCGGCACGCGGAGCACTATACGTTCCACGGCCTGCTGAACCGCTCCGAACTGGTGGAGCGGGACGATTACGACATCCCGCACCTCATCGAGAAGGTGCGGACCCGGCTGAATGGCTTCGATGGGTCCGTGGACGGCCTGATCCACTACATCGATTTTCCGGTGAGCACCACGGTACCCCTGCTGGCCCGGGAGTACGGGCTGCCTTCGGCGTCCCTGGAGGCGGTGCTCTGCTGCGAGCACAAGTACTGGGCGCGGGTGGAGCAGGCCAGGGTGATCCCCGATGCCTGCCCGCCCTTTGCCGCCTTCGACCCCTTCGACGACCGTGCCCGGGCGCGGCTCGAGGCGGAGATCGGCTACCCGTTCTGGGTCAAGCCCATCAAGTCCTTCTCCAGCTACCTGGGTTTCCGTATTGACGGACCGGAGGACTTCGAGCACGCCCAGGCGCGGATGCGGGCGGGAATCGGTCGCTTCGCCGAGCCCTTCGACTACCTGCTGGACCAGGTGGAACTCCCCCCGGAGGTGCGCGGCATCGGCGGCGGCCACTGCCTGGCCGAGGGCATCATTGGTGGCCATCAGTGCACCCTGGAGGGCTATGGCTACCAGGGCCATGTGTATGTCTACGGTGCGGTGGACTCGGTCCGCGAGCCCAACGGCTCTTCATTCCGGCGCTACCAATACCCGTCGGTGCTGCCCGAGCCGGTCCAGCAACGGATGATCGAGCAGGCGCGGCGGTTCATGACCCACATCGGCTACGACAATGCGCCCTTCAACATTGAGTTCTACTGGGACGAAGCCACAGACGATGTCTGGCTGTTGGAGGTCAACACCCGGCTGTCCCAGTCCCACTGCGACCTGTTCGAGAAGGTGGACGGGGTCTCGCACCAGGAGGTGGCCGTTGACCTGGCGCTGGGTCGGGCGCCGGAGTTCCCGCAGGGGCGGGGCGAGTTCCCCATGGCGGCGAAGTGCTTCCTGCGGGTGTTCGAGGACGGCAAGGTCACCCGGGTGCCCAGTGCATCGGAGGTGCGCGCTTTGGAGGAGGCCTTCCCCGGGACCCGTATCCAGATCCAGGCTCGCGAGGGTGCCTGGCTGTCCCAGCTCTGGGATCAGGACAGTTACAGTTACTGCCTGGCGCTGATCTTCCTGGGCGGCGAGAATGAAGAGGACATAGAGGCCCGTTTCGAACACATCCGCGAGGGCCTGGACTTTCGGATCGAGAAGCCGGAGGCAGCGTGA